The genomic window GCACCGTTGGATCCCATGAACGATGGGCCCAGTGCATTCATCAGGTTCGGCAGATAGATATTGCCGCTGGTGTAAATGTTGCCTTCGTATTTGGTCTCGTAATAGTAGGCGTCCCAATTGAACATGTGCTCGCCTACGTTGAAGAACCCTTCCAGGCCAAGGCTGTAACGGAAGTTCGTGACCTTGTTGGCGGTAATGCGCGGCATTTCGATCAGATAGCGCTGAAAGGACACGTCCTGCGGCGTTTGTCCCGGCGTGTTGTACGGGTTGTAATAGCTCTGCGCCGACAACATGGGGTTCGTGAATTGCGGCTGCTGCGGATCGACGATACCCGGCGTAGACAAGGGCAGGCCGCCCAGCATCGATGTGTTGCCTTGCTGGTTATAGCTAGCACTGAAGGTGGCGGTAAGGTTGTTCTCGATATCGTAATGCCCCTGCGAGAACAGGTTCTTCATGCTGGTCGCGCTAAGCAATGAATATTGATTGTTGTAGTTGTACGTGTCGCCCGGTGCGATCACGTCGCCGTTGGCGCCGATGGTCGGCGCTACCTGCACATGGTAGTCGTTGTAGTTGCGCGGATTGCCGCCGTTGTTGAGTACCAGCGTATTACCGCTGGGATCATTGAGGATTTGTCCAAATGCGCCCTGCGTTTGCCAGGCGTCATAAGGAAATTTACAACTCAAAGGACAGGCGCTGTAGTTGCGGTCAGCCGCGTTGATCGCGTCCTGATTCTGGTACTGCCCGGTGAAGACGATCGAACCGTGCTGGGTGGTCTTGCCGAGCGTTAGGGCATACTGCTGCTGCGTGCCGTCGCTGCCAGGCTGATATTGGCCGTCGTAAGTGTCCAGTTGCGCGCCGTTGAAATCTTTTTTGGTGATGATGTTGACGACGCCGGCGATAGCGTCTGAGCCGTAGACCGCCGACGCACCGTCCGCCAGTACGTCGACATGGTCGATGATGGCGACAGGAATGGTGTCGAGGTTGGTGAGGCCATCATAAGAAGTGCCGACGCGCTTGCCATCGATCAACACCAGGGTGCGCTGCGCCCCGAGGCCGCGCAAGTCGACGAAGCTCCCTCCGGCATCTGGGCCTGAGTCATAGGGGTCGGATTTGCTCATATCCGAAGAGCTATTGCCGGACGTCACGTTCTGCAGAAACTGACCGACCGTGGCAAAGCCCTGCTTCTGAATGTCCTGCGCCGTGATGGTTACGACGGGCTGTGCCATTTCTACATCCACACTGCGTATCAGCGAGCCGGTAACCTGCACACCCTGCAAGGTCTTGGCATTTTTGGAGCTGCCCTGTGTCGATGACTGATCCGTGCTCGACGTTTGCGGCGATGACGCTGTGGATTGTGATGCTGCATCCTGCGCCACTGCTGCGCCCGAATACCATGCTGCAGCGCTGAGCACTGCGCAGATCAAAACCGACAATGGCTTCTTTTGTTGCTTATACATGTCTTCCCCCATCCAGGCTCTTAGGCATGCCTGACGCGTTCGTTGTGATGACACCGGGACGGGATTGCCCGATGCTCCTCCCCTTTTGCAGATAACTCTTATGCGTCAGAGCTTTGCATACCAACCCTGACGATCCATTGCCCAAACGATGACCCACCAAACCGCAACAAACGCGACGGCAAAAGCCAGCGACGCGATGTAGGGACCCGCCATCGGCGTGATCCAGTTGGAGAACAGATGCTGATAGAGCGGATCCTGCCAACCCAGCGCGGGCAGGATGACTTGCAGCAATTCCGAACCCGCGTACGCGGCGATGGCATTGACGCCAAAGCGTCGCCCGATGGCCGGCCAGCCACGTTGATCAATGCACACGTGGAACAGCACCAGAGCCAGGGTGGACCAGCCAGCGCACCAGAGCACAAACGATGAAGTCCACAAATTTTTATTGAGTGGCAACACCATCGACCACAGGGCACCGGCAAGCAGCATGATGACGCCTGCAACCAGCAGCGCCTTTTGATTGCCTGCGCGCAGCCAGCTCCCCATGCGCAAGCCAAGTAACGCCGTACCGATGGATGGAAGGGTGCTGAGCAGGCCTTCCGGATCGTGCCCGCGACCGGTAGCCGGATCGATGAGATAGACGAAGTGACCGAACACCGCCGTATCGGTGCGGCTGACGATGTTCACCCAACGGTCCAGCGAGCCGCCCAGTATGAGGAGCCCCCAATAGCCCAGTAGCAGTACAGCGATCGCGCTCCATTGCGTGCGCGGCTTCGTGTACAGCGCAAACAGAGCCGTTGCCGCGAAGCACACGCCAATGCGCTGCAACACACCCGGGAAGCGCATGTGCTCACCGGGATCCCACCACCATGCCAAGACATGCAACAGCAAGCCCAGGCCGATGATACGCAACGCGCGCCACAGTGCTGTACGCGCCAGTTCGCCTGCTGCCACGCCCTGTTCGTGACGCGGCACCAGCGAAAAGGCCGTCGATACACCGACGACAAAAAGGAAGAACGGAAATATCAGATCAGTAGGCGTGCATCCGTTCCATGGCGAATGATCCAGCGGTGCAAAAACATGATCCCAGTCACCTGGATCATTGACCAGCAACATGGCAGCGACGGTGCAGCCACGCAGGGCGTCGAGAGAGGCTAGGCGTTTGGATGGCACGGTCATGGGTTCACCTGTGTTGCGTGGATATGCCGACGCTGTTTCCATTTCTCGCAAGCAAGAAGGGATGAAGATGCGTGGTGTTGCTGTTTGCGTTGTTCGCTGGTCATTTTTCAGGCAGCCATTGAATGCGATCCAGCGCGTAAAACGATCCTTCGGTCGGAGCGGTGAAGATCAAGCACAGGCCGTGTGTGCCTTGTTGCGGTGGCACACTTGCGTCAAGTGAAAAACGTCGCTCGCTGCGTGCGGGATCAGGCAACGGCATGCTGGCGATGACAGCGCCAGTGCAAGTGTCTCGGTGGATGACCAGTTCGCCGTAAGGCGTAGCGTGAGGATGTGACACCACCAGCTTCTGGTCGTGTGCCAAGGCATAGTTGCGTTCCAGCCTGACAACGTCAGCGTGGACCTTGCCGATACCATTCAATCGTGTCGCCGGATAAAGCTGGCAAGCGTTGAAGCTGTTGGTGAGGAAGACCGGCGCCAGGCTGTTCGCATCGGGCATCGGTTGCATGCGCATCAGGTCTTGGTCACCCGGGCACTGCGGTAGCTCCACGCCTTTGTGGCTTAGCAGGGTGGTGCGATCCAATACGCGTGTTTCCATCGCGCCGAGCAGACTGCCATCGTCGGCGTACGTGGCGGCACGCAACGTGGCAGGTAGCTTGACGTTGATGGGCTTGGTATACAGCGTCGCGTTCGGGTTGGGCGCGCCGCCATCGAGTGTGTAGCGGATATGACCGTATTGCGCCTGGTTTTGTAGCGTTACCTGTGCGCTCCCGCTATCCAATGCAGCGTTAATGTCCAATACGGCTGATGGTGCAAAGGCGCTATTGGAATAACTGATGTGCTGTGTCGAGTAACGCGCGAATTGGGCTGGTATGCGAACCAGGAAGCCTTGCCAGTTCCGCGTTGCGGCGGGGGACCACACTGCTTCGCTTAAAGCGTCCAGGCGAGGAAAGATCGCTTGCTGCACGTGCTGCATGCTGGGCAGGTGCTCGGTCCATACGTTGGCTTGTGCGCCCAATACGTGCGCAGCCTGTGATGGATTCAGAGCCTTCGGTACGGGATCAAACGCGTAGACGTTGGTGAGATCGAGTTCGGGGGCGCGCCCGGCGATCTCCTGTGGCAAGTCGCTTTGCACGTTATCGAAATACACGTCGGGCGAGGGCGACATCACCACGTCGTGATTCATCTTTGCGGCTTTGATGGCGCCATCGGCACCGCGCCAGGACATGACGGTGGCATCAGCCGGTACGCCGCCATCGAGGATTTCATCCCAACCAATCAGCCGGCGTCCGTGGCTGGTCAGATACGCGCCCAGCCGGCCCATGAACCAGCCCTGCAAAGCGTCTTCGTCTTTCAGATGCAAGGCGTGCATCTTCGCCTGCACGGCTGGTGATGCTTGCCACTGATCCTTGATCGCTTCGTCGCCACCAAGATGGATGTAGTGCGATGGGAACAACGCCATCACCTCATCCAGTACGTTTTCAATGAACTGGAAGCTCGCATCGTCGACGTTGTAGAGATAGGGATTGATGCCCCAATCGGCTGACACATTGGGTCGACCGCCAGTCACGCCAACGTCGGGATACGAGGCGATGACCGCTTGCGCGTGGCCAGGCATGTCCAGTTCCGGCACGATGGTGATCTGGCGCGCGGCGGCATACGCCACCACTTCACGGATCTGCTCCTGCGTATAGAACCCGCCGTAACGCTGCGGCTCGCCATCGTGCCCAGCATCGGGTGGCGTGCGCCAAGCACCGATACGCGTCAGCTCGGGATAACGCTTGATTTCGATGCGCCAGCCTTGATCATCCGTAAGATGCCAATGAAACACGTTGAGCTTGTGCTGGGCCATTTGATCCAGCAGTTGTTTCACGTCCGCGACGGACTGCATGTGTCTTGAGGAATCCAGCATCAGTCCACGCCAGGTGAAACGTGGTTGGTCCTGGATGTTCAATTGCGGCACGTTCACCGCGCCCTTTTGCGCGTTCGGTGTAAGTAGTTGCCACAGTGTGATCGCGCCGTAAAACACGCCAGCTTCGTCGCGGGCATTGATGCGTATACCCTTGCTGGTGATGACCAACGCATAGCCTTCGTGCGCGAGCACCGGGGCCTGTGGATCGCGACGAAGCACAATGGCGTTGATTGGCGTGGTGCCGTCGGCGTCTTTCACCGTCAGTGACAAACCGCGCGTGCGACGAAGCAGATCCGCCAGATAGTTGGCCGTGAGCCGTGTTGCGGGATCATGGTCGGCGATCACGATGGGCGTATGGGCACTCACCGGGAACTCGCCCTTGCCGATATCCACCTGCGATGGCCATGGCATGAGTGGCAGCATCGGCTCGGGAGTTGTTTGGGCGGCAACGATGACATCGCTCAGCACCAGGCACACGAGCAAGCTTGTCAGGCGCGCAACGCAACGCCATCGCCTGGCAAAGGCCGTCGCGCTGGGTGTCTTGCGGTGCTGCATGATGTGTTCTCCCCTCCAGTAATGAACCTTCAATCCCGGTTGTTGGTGGCAAGTACGGCTCCCCAGCCGCGGCTTGCCCAATCCGGATTGCTATGGGTATTGCGTAGCTTTGTGTAGCCCTTTCGGCGATGGATCCTCATTTCTGTCAGCGTCATCGCTGGATGCTTCGAACATCGTTGAAGGCAGTGCCGGGGTACCTGCTGCGCGACGCGCCAGTTCCAATGCACCCCACAGTGGCGCGTCGTTGACGAATCGCGCGCTCACCAATGTCGGCGGGAAAGGCACCAGCCGCTGAAGCAGCTTGGTCAAATCGGGTTCCAAAACCGGGTATTGCTGGCTGACACCGCCGCCGATGGCGATGCGTTCCACATCCAAGGCGATCGACAGATTTACTAACTGCGATGCCAGCGCATGAAGTCTGCGCTGGAGTTCAAGCGTGGCTTTAGGGTCGGTGCTGCGAAACAGATCTCTGGCATCCCGTTCGGGACCCCAAAGATCGCGCGCCAGGATATCCAGCGAGGTGCCGGAGAACATCGCTTCCATCGGCGCGACACCTTCGCGCAGACCGCGCCAGTCCGTCGGTGCAAGGTGATCCAGAAACGGTGTCAGCTGATAGCCAATTTCCAGCGCAGCGCCGTTGCGTCCGCGGTACACCTCGCCGTGGATGATGGCTGCGGCGGAAAGCCCCGTGCCGATATTCACGTAGAGCGCATGGTCTGCGCCATGCAGACTGCCCCAGGTGTGTTCGGCAAGAGCACCGGCTTTTACATCGTTGTCCAAGGTGATGACAGGCGTGGCAAACGCTGCGGCGAGTTGTCCATACAGATCCAACCCTTCCAAGCCCGGGGTGTTGGGCGCCATCAACAAGTGGTTATCACGCACCACGCCGGGAAAGACTGCCGCTACCCCGCGCAGGTGAGGAACGTTATCGAGCTGAGCACATTGTTTCGCCGCCACGATGATTCGGTGCAAGGCGGCAGCGCCCGTCAGTCCGGGAGCGTGTGTATCCAACAGGGTACGATTCAATTGCCCTGTGGACGTGTCGTAGCACGCTATTTGCGTCTTGGTTCCACCGACATCGATCGCGATAAGCACGCCATGCGACGGAGTGGATGAGTTGAGGGGGGCGAGTCGGCTCATGCGTGCTTCACTCGCAGGTGATGGGTACGCGACCACCACAGATAGGCAATGGATCCGAGCAGCAGCCACGCCAGCGACCACTGGATCGGGTACGCACCCGGTGCGTTTTGATTCGACGCGACGTAGATGTAGATCCAGCCGATCAGTGCGATCAGCGCCGGCACGGGATAGAGCCACATTTTGTACGGCCTTTCGAGATCGGGTCGCTTGCGGCGCAGTACGAGCAAGGCGCCGATTTGCGCGATCGACTGCACCAGGATCATGACTGTCGTGAGCAACTGGATGAGTGTCGTTAACGACGTGAGGCGGCCAATGGCGAAGCCGAGTGATGTCAGCACGCCCATCGACAGCAAGCCCCAGGTCGGAAAGCCCAGGCGCGGATGGATCTGCGAGAACGCACGAAAGAACACGCCGTCACGGGCGGCTTCATAAGGCACCCGCGAACCGCCGAGCAGGCCGGCGAACACCGATGCGGCCGCCGTGATCAGGATCAAAACGGTGACTATGCCAGCGGCCTTCGCGCCCCAGGATTCATTGAGAACCACGGACGCCACGGAGGTGAAGGCGGCGGAATTCTGGTCCAGCATGCGATGCCAGTCGACAACGCCGAGCACGCCGACCTGCATGGTGAAATACACCACGCACATGCCGAGGATCGACAGCACGATGGATGCCGGAATGACTTTGCCCGGATTTTCCACTTCGGCCGCGACGTACGCGGAGGTGTTGTAGCCGAGGTAATCGTAGGTGCCGATGGTCAGGCTTCCCGCCAGCCCAAACCAGAACGCGCTGCTGCCCAGATCGAACGCGTTTGCCGGAAAACTGAAGGCGCGTGCGGCGTTGAAGTGCGACAGCGATGCAGCGATCAGGCAGATGATGCTGACCAGCATGACGATCCACAACACGATGCCGAGGCGGCCGATCGACCGGGTCGTGCGCCACAGCAGGCCGATGGTGATCCATATCAGCGCCAACCCGGCAAGATTCCCCTGCAGCGCGGTCATTTGCGGAAGGAACCAGCCCAGATACTGGATAAAACCCATAACCCCGGTAGCCATGGTCATCGGGATGAAGAGCATGGCTGTCCAGACAAACAGGAAGGGCAGCAAGGCCCCGGTCCGCTTGCCAAAAGCTTCGCGCAGATAGATGTAGGTGCCGCCGGCGCCGGGCAGGGAGGCACCCAGTTCGGCCCACACCAGGCCATCGCACAACGCCAGAAGCGCACCCAGCAACCATCCGAGGTACGCCTGCGGGCCACCCATCACCACGATCATCGCGGGGATGGTGATGAAAGGGCCGGCGCCGCACATCTGGCTCATATTGAGCGCAACGGCAGACGCCAATCCCAGCCGTCGCTTCAGCTGAGGCGCGTCGCGTGTTGCCTGCGTCTGGTTTTGCATACCCCTGGTAGTCTCCGGAAACCGCGCGATCGGGCGGACTGGACTGGTGGGGCAAGAAAACCACAAGTTTTATATTAATTCAAGTTGAAGAAATTAACTAAAGCGGTGGTAGGGTATGTCACGGGGCTCGGGCATGCGTCCTGTGGGTGTGGTCGTCGATGACGGCCGGCGATGCCAGGGCTGGTCAATAGGCCGTCGAGGTGGGACATATAGAATCCGGGCGCGTTTCGATTTCAGGCAGGCCATTCGCGGTGGCCAGCGCATCATTAAGATTCCAGCGGCTTCCTCCCCGCCGCATGTCCCACCTCTGACCCATTCCAAGTAGCAAACGGCCAGCAATGCAGACCTCATCGAAGTCGAACAAGCCAACGACGGGTACCAATCTCGAGCACGCACGTTTGCACAACCGACGCGTTGTGCTGGAGGCCATTCGGCAGGCCGGACGCCTGACCCGCGCGGATCTCACGCGGCTTACGTCACTCACGGCACAGACGATTTCCAACATCGTGGCCGAGCTGCTCAGCGAATCGAAACTGTCGGTGCATGCGCCGGAGAAAACGGCGCGTGGACAGCCACCCATTCCGCTGTCGATCAATCCGGATGGCGGTTTTTCGATCGGCTTTCATGTGGAGCAGCATCAGATCGTCGCCGTGCTGTTGGATCTCAAGGGTGTTACGCGAGGACGGCGTGTCCATGCTGTGAGCTATCCGACGTTCGCCGAGGCGTTGCCGCTGCTCCTCAAATGCATCGAGTGGTTCCGACGCAAAGTCTCAGCAGAGCGACTGCTTGGCATCGGCATCGCCTTGCCGGGTCCCTTTGGCGTCGCGGGCATGAGTGCCGTGGGCCCCACCAGCATGCCGGGTTGGGATGACGAGCAGAGCCTGGCCTTGCTGCGTGAGCGAACGGGGCTCCCGGTATTGATGGAGAACGATGCCACGGCGGCTGCGATGGGCGAGCGTTTGTATGGCGTCGCGGGTGGACTGCGGGATTTCGCCTACCTGTTCGTGGGACATGGCCTGGGTTCGGGCTTGTACCTCGACAACCGGCTTTATTCGGGTCACTGGCGCAACGCCGGTGAAATCGGGCACGTCATCGTCGTCCCTAACGGCAAGACCTGTTACTGCGGCAAACGAGGGTGTCTGGAACGTTACGTTTCTGGCGCATCCCTGTTGGAGCATCTGGGAGTTGGCGCAGATCAGAATCTGAGCGATCTGGACTTGACCGATAACCAGCACGCTGCCGGCATCGAACGCTGGTTGGCCGAAGCGGTGCCCGCACTACGTCATGCGATCAACGTCTTGGAATCGCTGCTTGATCCAGAAACCATGTTGGTGGGTGGCATGCTTTCCAACGACATTCTCGCGCGTCTGATCGATCAGTCGTTTCCGTTGTACCCATCTGTGAGCGGCAGAGAGGATCGCGCCCATGCACGATTGCAGCTGGGTACCGCAGGTCCGGACTGCGTTGCGCTTGGTGCCGCAGCCCTGGTGGTGCTCGCCGAACTCAGTCCCGATTATCAGGCGTTGCTGAAAGCCTGATATTGGCAGGAAGGGAATCGTTAGTCATTTGCTGCATTTGCAGTTTCTCGCAATGCGCGCCAGCGCGCTGAGCCCCGAGTGGAGGGCTCAGCACGAATGCCACAAGAGCAGAGTATTCGTCGTATTTCAGGCAACGGTCGGGATGGACATCGCCGAATTACCACGTGGCGTCAAAATGCTTCTGTACCTCTTGCGGCTGAGTAATGCCGTTGGCAATCAGAAGTTGAAGCAGGACCCTCGCCTTTTGCGGATTAAGGTCCAGGGAAACGACGAAGCCGCGTTTGTCGTCATCCACTTCGACATTGCGATTGACAAAGCCAGACCCAACGCGCGTGGAACGTACGACCACAATGCCTGCCTTTGCGGCGGCCTGCAGCGCATCGATGGCTTCCTTGGACGTGTTGCCGTCACCAACGCCTGCAAGCACGATGCCCTTGGCACCACGCTTTACCGCATCCTCTACCGGAAGGCCATCCATGTTGGCGTGCGCATACACGATATCCACGCGCGGCAGAGGTGGAGCGTCCGGAAGCTTCAATTTGGAGCCGTTGTAGGGACTCGCTGCCCGAAGGAAGCGTACCGGGCCCATGTCGACGTAACCGACGGGACCGGCATCGCGCGACTCGAAGGTCTGGACATTCGTGGTATTGGTTTTTTGTACCCAGCGAGCGCCATGAATGGCGTCATCGAGCACGACCAACACGCCGCGGCCACGCGCATCCGGTGACGCTGCAACCTTCACCGCTTCGTAAAGATTAGCGGGGCCATCCGCACCAATCGCCGTGGAGGGACGCATGGAGCCCACCAACACGACGGGTATCCTGGTATCAAGCACGGTCTGAAGGAAGAAGGCCGTCTCCTCCATCGTGTCCGTGCCATGGGTAATCACGATGCCGTCTGCTTCCTTGTTCCTGATGGCGAGCTGGATGCGTTTCACAAGATCGAACCAGACCTTGTCATTCATGTCCTGGGAGCCGATCGAGGCAACCTGGTCGGTGGAAATCTGCGCGATCTTGTCTATGCCGGGAACTGCGGCGATGAGATCGGCAGCACTGACCTTGCCGGCGTTGTACGCGCCGCTTCCGCGTGTGCTGGCTTGGCCGGCGATCGTGCCGCCGGTGCCAAGCACCAGTACGCGCGCGGCAGGGGCTGGAGCATTTTGCGTTGTGTTCGCCGCGGTTTGGGCGCTGGCGGGGACTGCTGCAACGGCAAGAGCCATGGCAAGACCGAAGTACCCAAGTACAAGGCGGCTGGTTTCGAAAAGGGAAGTCGGCTTCATCTTTGTTCCTTTATGGGCTGGAATGAGGCTGTCAAAGCTCATGACAAAGCTGGAACGGTGTTTGAGCCAGAGGCAGTCAAGTGGCCTACTTCTTTCCCTTCTTGAATTGTTCGTAATATTCAGCGGCAAGCTTGCGCAGCGCGGTGCCGATCGCGGCGTACTGATACTCGTTGAGGTTGGCTAGTGATGCGCGTCCGGAGGGATGTAGTACGCCGAAGCCGCTACCCGGGAGCAGAACAATACCGGTGTCATTGGCAATGCGGAAAAGAATATCCGTCGGGTTTTGCGTCTTCAGAACCCATTGCGCGAAGGCATCACCATAGAGGTTTCTGGAAACCTCTTCGAGATTGATCAGGGTGTAATAGTCAACACTGTTGGTGTCTTCCTTCTCTGGCATGCCGAGCTTGTTGTAGAGCTCCGCATCCCTTCGGCGGACGAGTGCCTTGAGTGCCTTGTTGTAGTCCTGGCGGGAGTCCATCAGATTGAACAGCGCAAACAACACCATCTGTGCCTGTTGCGGTGTGGAAAGACCGGCGGTGTGGTTGAGTGCGACGGCGCGGCTGTCGGCAACCAGCCGGTCAATAAATTTGACCTTTCGGGGTTCGGTGGTCAGTGAGGAGTAGCGTGTGTCCAACTCCTTCTTGGCTTTTTCCGGCAGTTTGCTAATAGCCTGGTCGATAATGTTGTCGCGCGTCATGGCAATGACGCCGAGGCGCCAGCCGGTAGCGCCGAAATATTTGGAGAACGAATAGACAAGAATCGTATTCTTCGGGCAGATCGCAAAGAGCGAGCGGAAGTCGTCTGCGAAGGTGCCATATACGTCGTCGGTAAGAATGATCAGGTCCGGGCGCTTCTTGACCACCTTGGCGATGGCTTCCAGTCCTGCGTCGTCGATTTTGACCGAGGGAGGATTGCTCGGGTTGACCAGAAAGAACGCTTTGATCGCAGGATCTTCCAGCTTCTTGATCTCTGAGGCGGGATATTGCCAGCCAGCCTTGGGGTCGGCCTCGATGATCACTTTGCTGAGTTGATAGTCGTTGAGCTCGGGAATTTCCAGATAAGGTGTGAATATCGGTGAGCCGATGGCGATCTTGTCGCCAGGCGCTATGAGTTTGTTTTCCCGCATCGAATTGAAGATATAGGCCATCGCCGCGGTGCCACCTTCAACAGCGAAGAGATCGACCTCTTCGGTGGCCATGCCCTGTACGCCCATTTCGCGAACGATGTATTCACGAACGATCTTCTCGCTTATCCGCAACATGCGATCCGGTTCCGGATAATTCGCGCCGAGGGTGGCGGCGACTATCTCGAGCAGAAATTGGTCGCCGTCAAGACCTAACTGATCCCGCACATAGGAAAGGGTCTTTCCCAGGAAAACTGCACCGGGCTTGTCGCGGTTCTGACTGACAAAGGTATGGAACCGCGCGCTCAGTCCTTCATGGCGCACGAGGCCGCCGACGCCCTCCGACATGTAAGAGAAGGACAGTTCGGCCTCCGACACCGCAAACAGGCCAAGCTGGAAGAACGCTCTGCGCGGGAGTGTCGCGAGAAAGTTCGGGTTTCCGCGGCCTGCGTTGAGCATCAAGCGATCGGTATGACTCAATGCCAGCGCGATGAGATTGTCCTTCAGTTCGAACGGGCTCAGCTTGGAATATTTGGAGTGCTTCGTATCGGCCATCGGAATTCTCCTGATTCTCATGACATGCTGTGATGTGTGGCGGCGTCACGTGTAGCCTCACGCGAATGCGACGATCAATGGACCAAGCAAGGTGAGGAAGACATTTGCCAAGGCATAAGTGATCGCGAACGGCGCCGTTGGAATCGAATTGCCGGCCTTGTCGAGTACCTCGCCGAACGCCGGATTGGCACTGCGAGCGCCGGAAAGCGCGCCGGCAAATATCGCCGCGTTGTCGTAGCGCAACACGTAGCGGCCAAACAACATGGTCAACAGTAAAGGCACCACGGTAACGACCACGCCGATCAGGAATAGCGAAAGGCCGCTGCTGGCAATCGTATGAATGGCTTGTGAGCCCGACTGGAGGCCGACGGCGGCGACAAATCCGGCAAGGCCCAGATCTTTGAGAAGCTGACAGGCCGATACCGGAAGATTGCCCACGGTCTGATGTCTGCTACGCAACCATCCGAACAACAGTCCTGATAGCAGTGCACCGCCGCCCGCGCCTAGCGTCAAGGGAATGGAGCCCACGCGTAGCACCAGTAGACCAATCAGCAAGCCGACAACCAGGCCTGCACCATGAAAAACAAAGTCTGTCTTTGTGTCGCTGGTGAGCTGCGCCCCAGCTTCCTTCACAAGACGCTTCAGATCTTCATCGACCCCGTACGCAGTGATAACGTCACCGGTTTTCAATACCGTGTTATCAGCCAGAGCGAGCGGTTCACCATCGCGCTTGATATCGATAATGTAAATGCCGTGCTTGAGCGCGGTTTCGGCTGAACGTTTGATATCGCTGAAGGATTTGTTTGCATAGGCTGTGTTTTGCAGGATCACCTCCTGCGTATTCATGACGAGCTCCATGCCGGCGGAGCTCTGAATCTCTCGGCCGAGCCCGCTGGCCGTTTCGATTATGCCTGCCCGTCGTCCGACTACCAGGACGATATCGCCCTGCTCAAGCACAAGATCGGGTGTGATCGGAATGAATTGGCCGCCCCGTTTGACGCGCTCGATGGTCATGGTGGATGTTCCCGCAGATCGCTCGATCGCTGCGGTGGATTTGCCCGCACCACCATCTACTTCGTAAAGACGGCCGACAATCTCCGGCATGGCGGGTCCCTCGCCGGGTCCAAAGATGATCGCACCCTTCAGGCGTTCGGCCTCGGCCTTGAGGGCGTCGTCGTGAATGTCCCGCTTCATGATGCGTGGAAGGATGTTGATGCAAATGATGATGGCGCCGAGCGAGCCGAAGATGTAGGACACC from Dyella caseinilytica includes these protein-coding regions:
- a CDS encoding asparaginase; translated protein: MKPTSLFETSRLVLGYFGLAMALAVAAVPASAQTAANTTQNAPAPAARVLVLGTGGTIAGQASTRGSGAYNAGKVSAADLIAAVPGIDKIAQISTDQVASIGSQDMNDKVWFDLVKRIQLAIRNKEADGIVITHGTDTMEETAFFLQTVLDTRIPVVLVGSMRPSTAIGADGPANLYEAVKVAASPDARGRGVLVVLDDAIHGARWVQKTNTTNVQTFESRDAGPVGYVDMGPVRFLRAASPYNGSKLKLPDAPPLPRVDIVYAHANMDGLPVEDAVKRGAKGIVLAGVGDGNTSKEAIDALQAAAKAGIVVVRSTRVGSGFVNRNVEVDDDKRGFVVSLDLNPQKARVLLQLLIANGITQPQEVQKHFDATW
- a CDS encoding bifunctional aspartate transaminase/aspartate 4-decarboxylase; translation: MADTKHSKYSKLSPFELKDNLIALALSHTDRLMLNAGRGNPNFLATLPRRAFFQLGLFAVSEAELSFSYMSEGVGGLVRHEGLSARFHTFVSQNRDKPGAVFLGKTLSYVRDQLGLDGDQFLLEIVAATLGANYPEPDRMLRISEKIVREYIVREMGVQGMATEEVDLFAVEGGTAAMAYIFNSMRENKLIAPGDKIAIGSPIFTPYLEIPELNDYQLSKVIIEADPKAGWQYPASEIKKLEDPAIKAFFLVNPSNPPSVKIDDAGLEAIAKVVKKRPDLIILTDDVYGTFADDFRSLFAICPKNTILVYSFSKYFGATGWRLGVIAMTRDNIIDQAISKLPEKAKKELDTRYSSLTTEPRKVKFIDRLVADSRAVALNHTAGLSTPQQAQMVLFALFNLMDSRQDYNKALKALVRRRDAELYNKLGMPEKEDTNSVDYYTLINLEEVSRNLYGDAFAQWVLKTQNPTDILFRIANDTGIVLLPGSGFGVLHPSGRASLANLNEYQYAAIGTALRKLAAEYYEQFKKGKK
- the aspT gene encoding aspartate-alanine antiporter — protein: MEWVRDNLKHAPEILLFLSLAIGYWVGKFRYGKFQLGGVAGSLLAAVALSLVGISVDNGVKSLLFTLFIYAVGFESGPQFFKSLGRQSLREILLAVFMAISGLVTVVVMAKLFSLDKGMAAGLAAGGMTQSAIIGTAGDALSRLGLSPADVQKLQANVAIGYAVSYIFGSLGAIIICINILPRIMKRDIHDDALKAEAERLKGAIIFGPGEGPAMPEIVGRLYEVDGGAGKSTAAIERSAGTSTMTIERVKRGGQFIPITPDLVLEQGDIVLVVGRRAGIIETASGLGREIQSSAGMELVMNTQEVILQNTAYANKSFSDIKRSAETALKHGIYIIDIKRDGEPLALADNTVLKTGDVITAYGVDEDLKRLVKEAGAQLTSDTKTDFVFHGAGLVVGLLIGLLVLRVGSIPLTLGAGGGALLSGLLFGWLRSRHQTVGNLPVSACQLLKDLGLAGFVAAVGLQSGSQAIHTIASSGLSLFLIGVVVTVVPLLLTMLFGRYVLRYDNAAIFAGALSGARSANPAFGEVLDKAGNSIPTAPFAITYALANVFLTLLGPLIVAFA